The Microcystis panniformis FACHB-1757 region GGAGGGTTCCTGCAATCCCAGTCTATTTGAAATCTAGCTCGACACCTGTTTGCTGCTGTGATTACCTTTTGACCAGTGGGTAATTATTGATCAGAGTTTTCTTGGATTCTTCCTTAAACAGTAAACAGTGAACTGAAAACTCAAATCTGATAACTGATAACTGATAACTGATAACTGATAACTGATAAACTGATAACTGATAACTGATAACTGATAACTGATAACTGATAACTGATAACTGATAACTGATAAACTGATAACTGATAACTGATAACTGATAACTGATAACTGATAACTGATAACTGATAACTGATAACTGATAACTGATAACTGATAACTGATAACTGATAACTGATAACTGATAACTGATAACTGATAACTGATAACTGATAAACTGATAACTGATAACTGATAACTGATAACTGATAACTGATAACTGATAACTGATAACTGATAACTGATAACTGATAACTGTCTCAACTAGGAAATTTATTTGGCACGACCACTTATACTTATATGTCTAATCTATCTTTGGGCGCGCAACCTCCCCTCGAATTTATCCCCCCTGACCTTAATCCCTTGCTTTTAAAGGGATGTCAAATCTTTTTACCTCTTTGGTTACAAACTCAAACCAACTTAAGAGAAATTTCGGCCGCCAATCTAGAAACTTTAATCACATTTTATCAAAAAAGTCAAGAGAAAAAAGTCCGTTTACTGCTCGCTTTTCGTCATCCCAGTATTAACGATCCCTACTGTATGGCCTATCTTTTGTGGAAATTAGTACCCAAAAAAGCCCAAGAGTTAGGAATAAAATTAAACAAGCCAATTCACGCTCATTTTATGTATGATCGAGGGATTCCTTTATGGGCGGGAGAAAGGGTAGGATGGTTATATTCTAAGTTAGGTGGCACACCAATTCAACGGGGAAAAGCCGATTTAATCGGATTGCGTTCGGCTCGTCGTTTATTATTAGAAGGAGATTATCCTTTAGCCGCTGCTCCGGAAGGGGCAACTAACGGACATAATGAGCTTGTCAGTGCGATTGAACCGGGTATTTCTCAATTGGCTTTTTGGGGGGTGGATGATGTCATAAAAGCTAAACAACAGCAAGAAGTAATTATTTTACCTATTGGTATTCAGTATTTTTATCTGACTCCAGTGTGGCAAGAAATCGAGCGAATTTTGACTAATTTAGAAACCGATAGCGGTTTAGAATCAATCCCGAATTCATCCCTAGAAGAAAAGGTTTTATACGAGCGTCTTTTTCGGTTAGGAGAAAGATTATTATCCTTAATGGAGGATTTTTATCGAGATTTCTACTATCAATCTTTACCTGTAGTACCTGCCAATGGTGATGATCCAAATGAAACCCTAGCCAAACGTTTAGCCAATTTATTAGATGTGGCCCTACAAACCGCAGAAAAGTATTTTAATGTTTCTCCTAATGGTAATGTAATCGATCGCTGTCGTCGTTTAGAACAAGCAGGATGGGAACGCATTTATCGGGAAGAATTAAAACCCACTCATTCTATTTCTCCCCTTGAATTAGGATTAGCTGATCGCCTTGCTGATGAAGCTAATTTAAAAATGTGGCACATGAGAATTGTGGAAAGTTTTGTGTCAGTAACTGGTTATTATGTCAAAGAAAAACCCACCGTAGAAAGATTTGCTGAGACAATTTTATTACTCTGGGATTTAGTAACAAGAATTAAGGGAGGTAATCCCTTTTTTCGTCCCCAAATTGGTCAACAAAAAGCGATAATAACTATTGGTAAACCTATTTCTGTATCCGAGCGCTATGCTGATTATAAAAGCGATCGACGCTCGGCCGTAGCACAATTAACCCAAGATTTACAAACCAGTTTAGAAAGTTTAATTATTCATCAGCAGACCCTAGTATAGGAGATAGTACGGGAATCTGGAAAAACTCAATACCGAAAACCCTACCCCGGTCGGGGAATCTTTTATCTATCCTAAAAGTGTAGAGATAAACCAACATCTCTAGCGTTAAGAGAACTTCGGAGGTGAATTATATGGCACTTATACGTTGGGAACCTTTCAGAGAAGTAGAAAGCCTACAAAAAGAAATGAATCGCTTGTTTGACCGTCTTGTGCCGACTGATGTAGGCAATGGCGAAAAAATGGGGTTATCCTTCATCCCGGCGGCGGAAATGACCGAAACGGCAGAGGCAGTTCAGCTTAAACTGGAAATACCTGGTATGGAAGCCAAAGACCTCAATGTGGAAGTAACAGCCGATAGTCTGACCATTAATGGTGAAAGGAAATCGGAAATTAAAACCGAAGAAGAAGGGTTTACCCGCACTGAATTCCGTTATGGTAAATTCCATCGGGTTATTCCTCTACCGGTTCGGGTTGATAACAATAACGTGACTGCTGAATACAAAGATGGCATTCTCAATCTCACTCTCCCGAAAGCGGAAGAAGAAAAAAATAAAGTGGTGAAAGTGTCCATCAGTCCTGCCATTGCTCAATAGGGTAGCACTCATTGTCCGGTCTTGGGCGAAAGAGTTAACCTGGTCTGATTAAACCAAAGCGGGAGTATTAAATCATACTTCCGCTTTTAGCTTCTTAACCTTTTAATTTAAAACTTCTAACACTGCTTGGGGTGATAATTTATCTTTAAACCAGATAACCTGAGCGGGTAGATTTTGAAATTTAACTCCAGCTTTTTCTAGATTTAACCGTTCCGATACGGCTAAAATTAGATTATTTGCTTGGGCCGATTTAACCTGTAAAAATTTCTTTTGTAGGTATTCTGGTCGCCAATAACCAACAATTTCGAGGAGAAAAACGCGACCATCGGGATGCACTAAACGGAAATCGGGAATCATCACTCCTCCGGGTAAAGGCACTAAATCCACTTCCCTTTCTAGTTGCCATTCAGTTTTTAACTGTAACCAACGTTTAGCGAAAGATTCCTCTAACATACTATCGTAGGGTTTACCTGGGGAATAGTGGGACACCAGACCACAGTTATCCTCTAAATTGAACTGTTGTTTTTTAATAGTTCCTGTGTAGGAATCTTTGTACTGTAATTGTGCCTTCAGATTCCAGTGAGTAACATGGAGTAAGGCAGGAATTAATTTAGCGATTTCAATGCCATAACGACTGTTAGCTTTAAATAAACTGGTGGGACCATCGATAGTAATAGTAAATCCCGTGTCGGCATCCCCTTCGATATAAGTCATTAAACGAAATAGTTTTAGATAGCGAAAGAGATATTTATATTCCCCTGGATCGTTGCGGTGGACGTTGATAATTAAATAACTGGCCCGATAAAAAATCCCTTGAATTTGCGAGAGGTTAAAACGATGAATTAAGTTTTCGGGGGTGGGAGCATCAAATTGAGTGAGAATTTTATTCTCCGCTAAATCAGCATAAAGTCCTTTTTCTAGAGCTACTGGAAAAATTTCTTGATTTAATTCTTGGCTGAGTTGCTGGGCAATTTTCTCCAGAATTAGCGATCGATTTTGGGGAATAGGAACAAAGTTGGCCGCTTGTTCAAAAACTCTTTTTCTTAATTCCTGTGGTTCTAAGGGACTAATAATCTCAAAGGTGGCAAAATGATTGGTTAACAGGTGAGCAAATCCCCGTTTAATTTTATAATCGGGACTGTCTCCCTCCAAGATTAGGAGTTTTTGGCTTAATTCTCCCTTACTTTCACCGATACTTTCCTGAAAACAGGTGATTTGTTCTTTAGCGATCGCCAGATAATCAGGAGCGATCGGTAAGCGTTTGGGAATAATTGTCTCGCCATTTTGACGGGAAATCAATAAATCGGTCGGTAACATG contains the following coding sequences:
- a CDS encoding 1-acyl-sn-glycerol-3-phosphate acyltransferase, producing MSNLSLGAQPPLEFIPPDLNPLLLKGCQIFLPLWLQTQTNLREISAANLETLITFYQKSQEKKVRLLLAFRHPSINDPYCMAYLLWKLVPKKAQELGIKLNKPIHAHFMYDRGIPLWAGERVGWLYSKLGGTPIQRGKADLIGLRSARRLLLEGDYPLAAAPEGATNGHNELVSAIEPGISQLAFWGVDDVIKAKQQQEVIILPIGIQYFYLTPVWQEIERILTNLETDSGLESIPNSSLEEKVLYERLFRLGERLLSLMEDFYRDFYYQSLPVVPANGDDPNETLAKRLANLLDVALQTAEKYFNVSPNGNVIDRCRRLEQAGWERIYREELKPTHSISPLELGLADRLADEANLKMWHMRIVESFVSVTGYYVKEKPTVERFAETILLLWDLVTRIKGGNPFFRPQIGQQKAIITIGKPISVSERYADYKSDRRSAVAQLTQDLQTSLESLIIHQQTLV
- a CDS encoding Hsp20/alpha crystallin family protein, with protein sequence MALIRWEPFREVESLQKEMNRLFDRLVPTDVGNGEKMGLSFIPAAEMTETAEAVQLKLEIPGMEAKDLNVEVTADSLTINGERKSEIKTEEEGFTRTEFRYGKFHRVIPLPVRVDNNNVTAEYKDGILNLTLPKAEEEKNKVVKVSISPAIAQ
- a CDS encoding DUF790 family protein, with the translated sequence MLPTDLLISRQNGETIIPKRLPIAPDYLAIAKEQITCFQESIGESKGELSQKLLILEGDSPDYKIKRGFAHLLTNHFATFEIISPLEPQELRKRVFEQAANFVPIPQNRSLILEKIAQQLSQELNQEIFPVALEKGLYADLAENKILTQFDAPTPENLIHRFNLSQIQGIFYRASYLIINVHRNDPGEYKYLFRYLKLFRLMTYIEGDADTGFTITIDGPTSLFKANSRYGIEIAKLIPALLHVTHWNLKAQLQYKDSYTGTIKKQQFNLEDNCGLVSHYSPGKPYDSMLEESFAKRWLQLKTEWQLEREVDLVPLPGGVMIPDFRLVHPDGRVFLLEIVGYWRPEYLQKKFLQVKSAQANNLILAVSERLNLEKAGVKFQNLPAQVIWFKDKLSPQAVLEVLN